Proteins found in one Aspergillus puulaauensis MK2 DNA, chromosome 8, nearly complete sequence genomic segment:
- a CDS encoding ribonuclease H2 subunit C (COG:S;~EggNog:ENOG410PR3W;~InterPro:IPR013924;~PFAM:PF08615;~go_component: GO:0032299 - ribonuclease H2 complex [Evidence IEA];~go_process: GO:0006401 - RNA catabolic process [Evidence IEA]), translated as MFALQSKQQGTDTKDNETLGNCTPNILPCRIHHDGPAKSLNRYWMPIADEKDKDLQTAYFRGRRLRGRQVQIPEGYEGVVATHTDREMPKVTDSESTNEEGEQDEPVKVLQKQATFGEYMVWGHETIPAADDTFVKGVEEWVKFAEAMHTESGKGKKST; from the exons ATGTTCGCCCTTCAATCCAAACAACAAGGCACAGACACCAAAGACAATGAGACTTTGGGCAATTGCACACCAAACATCCTTCCCTGTCGGATCCACCATGATGGACCTGCGAAATCGCTCAATAGATACTGGATGCCCATTGCAGATGAGAAGG ACAAAGATCTTCAGACGGCATACTTCCGGGGTAGGAGGCTACGAGGCAGACAGGTTCAGATCCCTGAGGGCTACGAGG GGGTTGTCGCGACGCATACAGATCGCGAGATGCCAAAAGTTACGGACAGCGAAAGTACGAACGAGGAAGGTGAACAAGACGAGCCGGTTAAGGTACTACAGAAGCAAGCTACATTTGGCGAATACATGGTTTGGGGGCACGAGACGATTCCTGCGGCCGACGATACGTTCGTCAAGGGGGTAGAAGAGTGGGTGAAGTTTGCTGAAGCG ATGCATACTGAGAGTGGCAAGGGAAAGAAGTCTACGTGA
- a CDS encoding putative mRNA decapping hydrolase (COG:O;~EggNog:ENOG410PFAX;~InterPro:IPR008594,IPR036265,IPR011145;~PFAM:PF05652,PF11969;~go_function: GO:0016787 - hydrolase activity [Evidence IEA];~go_process: GO:0000290 - deadenylation-dependent decapping of nuclear-transcribed mRNA [Evidence IEA]), with the protein MESINGKGLAPEGLISKFEVTRLLKQDQNGRRIAILGSIDGQQGILTAERTAFATESLGVLKAFHSSITRVNNLGDNDIYRWYLASSGIDADGHPSHDLKLNLIWPCTEQHVKKYSDQVLRMVTETPKIYSDHIRPYMQAKREEGRLNWVFNILEGRTEQEDVILRDDGHGPEDAFLMLPDLNWDRKTLGSLHLLALVQRRDIWSLRDLKKKHVPWLKYLRQRVLEGTVKMYPGLEEDQLKLYVHYQPTYYHFHIHIVNVMLEAGATQATGKAFGLENLISQLETNSGNEDASMADVSLTYFLGEASELWSDIYAPLKQGKKPKGDN; encoded by the exons ATGGAGTCTATCAACGGTAAAGGGCTTGCGCCTGAAGGACTGATCTCAAAATTTGAGGTTACCAGACTTCTCAAACAGG ACCAAAATGGCCGCCGAATCGCAATCCTCGGGTCTATAGATGGTCAACAAGGTATCCTCACCGCCGAACGAACCGCATTCGCAACCGAGTCCCTGGGCGTTCTAAAAGCTTTCCACTCGTCAATCACTCGCGTTAACAACCTCGGTGATAATGATATTTACCGATGGTACTTGGCTTCCTCTGGAATAGATGCTGATGGACATCCATCTCACGACCTCAAGCTTAACCTCATCTGGCCGTGCACGGAACAGCACGTCAAGAAATACTCCGATCAGGTGCTGCGCATGGTGACTGAGACGCCAAAGATCTACAGTGACCACATACGGCCTTACATGCAAgcaaagagagaggaaggacgGTTGAATTGGGTGTTTAACATCCTTGAGGGACGCACGGAGCAAGAGGATGTCATCTTACGGGACGATGGGCACGGGCCGGAGGATGCGTTCTTGATGCTCCCCGATCTGAACTGGGATAGAAAGACGTTAGGCTCCTTGCATTTGCTAGCATTGGTACAGAGACGCGATATTTGGAGTTTGAgggatttgaagaagaagcacgTGCCTTGGTTGAAATATCTAAGACAGCGGGTACTTGAGGGAACGGTCAAAATGTATccagggctggaggaggaccAGTTGAAGCTCTATGTGCATT ATCAACCGACATACTATCATTTCCATATTCATATCGTCAATGTCATGCTCGAAGCGGGTGCCACGCAGGCCACTGGGAAGGCATTCGGTTTGGAAAATCTAATCTCTCAGTTGGAGACCAATTCTGGGAATGAAGACGCGAGCATGGCAGATGTCAGTCTGACCTACTTTTTGGGAGAAGCGAGCGAGCTATGGAGCGATATCTATGCTCCCCTCAAGCAGGGAAAGAAGCCGAAGGGCGATAATTAG
- a CDS encoding ubiquitin carboxyl-terminal hydrolase (COG:O;~EggNog:ENOG410PFAX;~InterPro:IPR038765,IPR036959,IPR001578;~MEROPS:MER0000836;~PFAM:PF01088;~go_function: GO:0004843 - thiol-dependent ubiquitin-specific protease activity [Evidence IEA];~go_process: GO:0006511 - ubiquitin-dependent protein catabolic process [Evidence IEA]) produces MSDNPDVPKNNKAFVPLENNPEVMSHLVHQLGLSPSLGFTDVFSLDEPDLLALVPRPSHALLLVFPVSKTYESSRIAEDGPLSEYSGSGPQEPVTWFKQTIRNACGLIGLLHTVSNGEARQHILPGSDLEGLLKEAEGLEPNQRADLLYESKALESAHADAAKLGDTQAPGAEDDVDLHFVAFVKGADGKLWELDGRRKGPLERGALGSEEDALSEKALKLGVRRFLDVEAKGGNPDLRFSLVSLGGVFD; encoded by the exons ATGTCAGATAACCCAGACGTCCCCAAAAACAACAAGGCCTTCGTGCCCCTCG AAAACAACCCAGAAGTGATGTCCCATCTAGTTCATCAACTCGGACTCTCCCCATCTTTAGGCTTCACAGACGTATTCTCGCTCGATGAACCGGATCTCCTCGCGCTCGTCCCTCGCCCCTCGcacgccctcctcctcgtctttccCGTCTCGAAAACTTACGAATCATCTCGCATTGCAGAAGATGGACCCCTATCTGAGTACTCCGGCTCGGGCCCCCAAGAACCCGTAACGTGGTTTAAGCAGACGATTCGGAATGCATGCGGGCTTATCGGACTCCTCCATACCGTGTCGAATGGCGAGGCGAGGCAGCATATTCTTCCCGGTTCAGATTTGGAGGGACTTCTGAAAGAGGCGGAGGGGTTAGAGCCTAACCAGAGGGCAGATCTGTTATATGAGAGTAAGGCCTTGGAGAGTGCGCATGCTGATGCGGCGAAATTGGGTGATACGCAGGCGCCTGGGGCCGAGGATGATGTGGATTTGCACTTTGTGGCATTTGTTAAAGGTGCTGACGGGAAACTGTGGGAACTTGATGGGCGGAGAAAGGGGCCTCTGGAGCGTGGTGCGCTTGGATCTGAGGAGGATGCGTTGAGTGAGAAGGCGTTGAAGCTGGGGGTTAGACGGTTCTTGGATGTTGAGGCCAAGGGAGGAAACCCGGATCTGAGATTCAGTCTTGTTAGTCTAGGGGGTGTTTTTGATTGA
- a CDS encoding MT-A70 family (COG:K,T;~EggNog:ENOG410PQ9D;~InterPro:IPR002052,IPR007757;~PFAM:PF05063;~go_function: GO:0003676 - nucleic acid binding [Evidence IEA];~go_function: GO:0008168 - methyltransferase activity [Evidence IEA];~go_process: GO:0032259 - methylation [Evidence IEA]), whose protein sequence is MVMTQNSSILYQNASSTVFLIDIPASIALAQELSLASQADVPSDFISLISTEPPKKKQRRILSTPALKTPYPASFEPKSEAARAKVLARIPRSEIHEEISPLLSNALEDIRSHYCQDSEWCLPRFLLKEDEPKEPDNEIDRSAWLASIRSGKSDRGKKRRAQDRNAARNDHDEDDDNFHPEYFPPPSSRQGFPIDTQSQSQPPLVLSPGRNRFENGAELCNNPVKNTSPETAIVEIHSVFAVKSLRGCKVDTEKQERIQFFIVPPLSKFILCNLPISTPLTGTEHDNPNPIPGLASDQKFNLIVMDPPWSNKSVRRSGYYETRTYLDSELLMAYICAVLTVHSHSPLQNEDLTPESKCNLSIAAIWITNSARAREAAYGGLAGAGFSVCEEWIWVKTAVDGQTVTPIEGVWRKPYEILVIGKRRPGSITGAGGDGILRRVIAAVPDVHSRKPNLKEAFERTLLTPLSDTTPVHYSALEVFARNLTAGWWACGNEVLKFNSENWWSDE, encoded by the coding sequence ATGGTAATGACACAAAACTCTTCAATTCTCTATCAAAACGCCTCTAGCACAGTTTTCCTAATCGACATTCCGGCATCCATTGCACTAGCACAAGAATTATCACTGGCATCACAAGCTGATGTACCCAGCGACTTTATCAGTTTAATCTCCACAGAACCAccgaaaaaaaaacaaagacGCATTTTATCAACTCCAGCATTAAAAACACCATACCCGGCATCCTTTGAGCCGAAATCAGAGGCTGCGCGGGCGAAAGTTCTCGCACGGATCCCGCGTTCTGAAATCCATGAGGAGATATCCCCTTTACTGTCCAATGCCCTAGAAGATATTCGGAGTCATTATTGCCAGGACTCGGAGTGGTGTCTCCCAAGATTTCTTTTAAAAGAGGATGAACCTAAAGAGCCTGATAATGAAATCGACCGCTCCGCGTGGCTAGCCAGCATACGATCTGGGAAGAGTGACagggggaagaaaagaagagcgcAGGATAGAAATGCCGCAAGGAATGACCatgacgaagatgacgataACTTTCATCCTGAATATTTTCCTCCGCCATCTAGCCGGCAAGGCTTTCCAATCGATACTCAGTCTCAATCTCAACCGCCTCTGGTTTTATCGCCGGGGAGAAACAGGTTCGAAAACGGAGCGGAGCTATGCAACAATCCTGTGAAAAATACATCTCCGGAAACTGCAATTGTCGAAATCCACAGCGTATTCGCGGTAAAATCGCTTAGAGGCTGTAAGGTTGATACTGAGAAGCAGGAGCGCATTCAGTTCTTCATCGTACCACCTCTGTCGAAGTTCATACTATGCAACCTaccaatatcaacaccgtTAACGGGCACGGAACACGACAATCCAAATCCGATCCCAGGTCTGGCCTCAGACCAAAAGTTCAACCTCATTGTAATGGATCCCCCGTGGTCTAATAAATCCGTACGTCGCAGCGGCTATTACGAAACACGGACCTACCTTGACAGTGAGCTGCTGATGGCGTATATATGTGCCGTGCTCACAGTACACTCACATTCGCCTTTACAAAATGAAGATTTGACCCCTGAGAGTAAATGCAACCTATCTATTGCCGCTATATGGATTACCAATTCGGCCAGAGCAAGGGAGGCAGCGTACGGCGGGCTCGCTGGGGCAGGCTTCTCAGTTTGCGAAGAATGGATATGGGTTAAGACGGCTGTTGATGGCCAAACAGTAACGCCAATCGAGGGCGTCTGGCGCAAACCATATGAGATCCTTGTCAtagggaagaggaggcctGGCTCTATAACCGGAGCTGGCGGCGATGGCATTTTGAGACGGGTTATTGCTGCTGTCCCGGATGTTCACTCTCGGAAGCCGAATTTAAAGGAGGCGTTTGAGAGGACTCTTTTAACACCACTGTCTGATACCACTCCTGTGCACTATTCGGCACTGGAGGTGTTTGCTCGGAATTTGACTGCTGGGTGGTGGGCCTGTGGTAATGAAGTGCTTAAGTTTAATTCGGAAAATTGGTGGTCTGATGAGTGA
- the CEM1 gene encoding putative beta-ketoacyl synthase (Cem1) (COG:H;~EggNog:ENOG410PFCF;~InterPro:IPR000794,IPR016039,IPR018201,IPR017568, IPR014030,IPR014031,IPR020841;~PFAM:PF00109,PF02801;~go_function: GO:0004315 - 3-oxoacyl-[acyl-carrier-protein] synthase activity [Evidence IEA];~go_function: GO:0016746 - transferase activity, transferring acyl groups [Evidence IEA];~go_function: GO:0016747 - transferase activity, transferring acyl groups other than amino-acyl groups [Evidence IEA];~go_process: GO:0006633 - fatty acid biosynthetic process [Evidence IEA]) produces MRRVVVTGLGAVTPLGVGVRRTWKRLLDGHCGIVNVKDRDARFADLPCQIAAVVPSGPRAEGRWMASEWLSRDDERKMARFAQYALAASEEALEDAGWRPTAVDQLEATGICLGSGIGNFDEIYDTVVAYEKGGYRKVSPLFVPKLLINLGAGHISMKYGFMGPNHAATTACTTGAHSIGDAARFIACGDADVMLAGGAESCIHPLAVGGFARARSLATSFNDSPEKSSRPFDAKREGFVVGEGAAMVILEELEHARARGAHIYAEVRGYGCSGDAHHMTAPKENGAGALLAMKKALKNARFEPSIIDYVNAHATSTIVGDAAENAAIKAFLLGPGGKQQAADVNISSTKGAIGHLLGGAGAIESLFTILAIKENVMPPTINLDRLAEGFDCNYAPNQAQERRIDVALTNSFGFGGTNSSLCFSKYDLPGL; encoded by the exons ATGCGGCGGGTTGTCGTAACAGGTCTTGGTGCGGTGACACCCCTAGGTGTAG GGGTGCGTCGGACTTGGAAGCGTCTGTTAGATGGTCATTGCGGTATCGTCAACGTAAAGGATCGAGATGCTAGATTTGCAGACTTGCCTTGTCAGATTGCCGCGGTAGTCCCAAGTGGCCCTCGCGCCGAGGGCCGATGGATGGCGTCGGAGTGGTTGAGTAGAGAT GATGAACGGAAGATGGCGCGTTTCGCGCAGTATGCGCTGGCTGCTTCGGAGGAGGCGCTAGAGGATGCAGGCTGGAGGCCAACAGCTGTTGACCAGCTAGAAGCCACAGGAATTTGTCTAGGGTCTGGCATTGGCAATTTCGACGAGATATACGATACTGTTGTAGCGTACGAGAAGGGAGGCTACCGAAAAGTGTCTCCTTTGTTTGTGCCGAAGCTATTGATCAACCTCGGGGCCGGACATATATCTATGAAGTATGGTTTTATGGGCCCTAACCATGCGGCCACTACTGCATGTACGACTGGAGCGCATTCGATTGGTGATGCTGCGCGTTTCATCGCTTGCGGGGATGCAGATGTGATGCTTGCCGGCGGAGCGGAGTCCTGTATCCACCCGCTTGCAGTTGGAGGATTTGCGAGGGCACGCAGTCTGGCGACGAGCTTCAACGATAGTCCTGAGAAGTCATCGCGACCTTTTGATGCTAAACGTGAAGGGTTTGTGGTTGGCGAGGGTGCGGCAATGGTGATTCTAGAG GAACTAGAGCATGCCAGAGCTAGAGGCGCTCACATATACGCCGAAGTGAGAGGTTATGGATGTTCTGGTGATGCCCATCATATGACAGCCCCGAAAGAGAATGGGGCGGGGGCTCTGCTAGCAATGAAGAAGGCTCTAAAGAACGCTCGCTTCGAGCCATCCATTATTGACTACGTCAACGCTCATGCGACTTCGACTATTGTCGGTGATGCAGCTGAGAACGCGGCAATCAAAGCGTTTCTCCTTGGCCCTGGGGGTAAACAACAGGCTGCGGATGTCAACATCAGTAGCACCAAGGGAGCTATAGGACATCTACTTGGGGGAGCGGGAGCCATCGAATCTCTATTCACAATTCTCGCTATCAAAGAG AACGTAATGCCCCCTACCATTAACCTGGATCGCCTGGCTGAGGGTTTCGACTGTAACTACGCGCCAAACCAGGCTCAGGAACGTCGTATAGACGTGGCGTTGACAAACAGctttggatttggaggaaCTAATAGTAGCCTTTGTTTTTCCAAGTATGATTTACCGGGCCTATGA
- a CDS encoding agmatinase (COG:E;~EggNog:ENOG410PI69;~InterPro:IPR020855,IPR023696,IPR006035;~PFAM:PF00491;~SECRETED:SignalP(1-19);~go_function: GO:0016813 - hydrolase activity, acting on carbon-nitrogen (but not peptide) bonds, in linear amidines [Evidence IEA];~go_function: GO:0046872 - metal ion binding [Evidence IEA]), protein MKLTWAGLLALAGTALSHAHHEHEDIPQHVREELLKKWNQEWSFTGHASFAHLKPVKCLIEPEERYDIAVIGAPFDTAVSYRPGARFGPRAIRAASARQMAGTSFNTRAGINPYSSWATIKDCGDIPITPFDNGVAERQMYEAFLELGSRTPVTSASSEYGTKGISTGQSKLVTLGGDHSVALPALRALYQIYQKPITVLHFDAHLDTWNPVRYSAYWQSEQSAFNHGSFFHKASREGLICNSTSAHAGLRTRLTGIDDSDYTAPGTPEQGFMRIHADDIDELGGPMGVVNKIIQRIGLDSEQPVYLSVDIDVLDPATAPGTGTPEPGGWTTREFIRILRGIEKLNIVGADIVEVSPSYDNKGETTALAAAQVAYEIITSMVKAGAGEDLGGWYGRKEGVTAQETVSASEPKPETKESGHKDEL, encoded by the exons ATGAAGTTGACCTGGGCTGGATTGCTGGCACTGGCCGGGACCGCGCTGTCCCACGCTCATCATGAGCATGAAGACATCCCACAGCATGTGCGCGAGGAGCTCTTGAAGAAATGGAACCAAGAG TGGTCCTTCACTGGACATGCCAGTTTCGCGCACTTGAAGCCCGTTAAGTGCCTTATTGAACCTGAGGAGAGGTACGATATCGCTGTCATCGGCGCACCATTCGACACCGCGGTTAGCTACAGACCAG GAGCTCGATTCGGCCCGCGCGCAATTCGCGCCGCCAGCGCTCGGCAAATGGCCGGCACGTCTTTCAACACTCGCGCGGGGATCAACCCTTACAGCTCGTGGGCCACCATAAAGGACTGCGGCGACATTCCCATCACGCCGTTCGACAACGGCGTCGCAGAGCGCCAAATGTACGAAGCCTTCCTCGAACTAGGCTCCCGCACGCCCGTCACCAGCGCCTCATCCGAGTACGGCACGAAGGGCATCTCCACCGGTCAATCCAAGCTTGTCACCCTTGGCGGTGATCACAGCGTTGCGCTCCCGGCTCTCCGCGCTTTGTATCAGATTTACCAAAAACCCATCACGGTCTTGCATTTTGATGCCCACCTCGACACCTGGAACCCCGTGCGTTACTCGGCGTACTGGCAATCGGAACAGTCGGCGTTTAACCACGGCAGCTTTTTCCACAAGGCCAGTCGGGAGGGACTTATTTGCAATTCGACCTCTGCGCATGCGGGCTTGCGTACCCGGCTTACGGGcatcgacgacagcgacTACACCGCACCTGGAACACCTGAGCAAGGATTCATGCGCATTCACGCCGACGATATCGATGAACTGGGCGGACCGATGGGTGTGGTCAATAAGATCATCCAGCGTATTGGACTCGACTCAGAACAGCCCGTATACCTGTCCGTCGACATCGACGTCCTTGACCCCGCTACCGcacctggaactggaacGCCCGAGCCGGGTGGCTGGACAACCCGTGAATTCATCCGCATTTTGCGCGGTATCGAGAAACTTAACATTGTTGGCGCGGACATCGTTGAGGTGTCGCCTAGCTATGACAACAAGGGTGAAACTACTGCCCTGGCTGCTGCGCAGGTTGCATACGAGATCATCACCAGTATGGTCAAGGCAGGTGCGGGCGAAGATCTGGGTGGGTGGTACGGACGCAAGGAGGGTGTTACCGCTCAGGAAACGGTGTCTGCTTCAGAGCCTAAGCCCGAAACCAAGGAGTCTGGACACAAAGACGAGCTGTAA
- a CDS encoding uncharacterized protein (TransMembrane:2 (i45-62o82-101i)), producing MKTLYEQAGLVSHQLIFLASYSVPHNTPIIPLVSSPISSRLPHRALSIAAFLFPVYVHSFHYSSHRLNLALEVEASCFGWLLVRYFNFMLQFAVMPNAFTVRF from the coding sequence ATGAAAACACTATACGAACAAGCAGGCCTCGTCTCTCACCAGCTGATTTTTTTGGCCTCTTATTCCGTTCCACACAATACGCCTATTATTCCTTTGGTATCTAGCCCTATATCATCCCGATTACCCCACCGCGCTCTTTCCATTGCCGCCTTCCTGTTTCCTGTCTATGTTCACTCCTTTCATTACAGCTCTCATCGTCTGAACTTGGCGTTGGAAGTCGAGGCGTCCTGTTTTGGTTGGCTCCTGGTTCGATATTTTAACTTTATGCTTCAATTTGCTGTCATGCCGAATGCATTTACTGTGCGATTTTAA
- the cdc42 gene encoding Rho family GTPase CDC42 (COG:Z;~EggNog:ENOG410PH0N;~InterPro:IPR005225,IPR001806,IPR027417,IPR037874, IPR003578;~PFAM:PF08477,PF00071,PF00025;~go_function: GO:0003924 - GTPase activity [Evidence IEA];~go_function: GO:0005525 - GTP binding [Evidence IEA];~go_process: GO:0007264 - small GTPase mediated signal transduction [Evidence IEA]) — protein sequence MVVATIKCVVVGDGAVGKTCLLISYTTNKFPSEYVPTVFDNYAVTVMIGDEPYTLGLFDTAGQEDYDRLRPLSYPQTDVFLVCFSVTSPASFENVREKWFPEVHHHCPGVPCLIVGTQVDLRDDPAVREKLARQKMQPIRKEDGDRMAKDLGAVKYVECSALTQYKLKDVFDEAIVAALEPAPKKRSRCVLL from the exons ATGGTTGTAGCAACTATCAA GTGTGTCGTggtcggtgatggtgctgtCGGCAAAACCTGTCTCTTGATTTCATACACAACGAACAAGTTCCCTTCAGAATATGTGCCCACGGTCTTTGATAATTATGCCGTTACTGTCAT GATCGGCGATGAGCCTTACACCTTGGGATTGTTCGATACCGCAGGTCAAGAGGATTATGATCGACTTCGCCCTCTCTCATACCCACAGACAGATGTATTCCTGGTCTGCTTTTCCGTGACTTCCCCCGCATCTTTTGAGAACGTGCGCGAAAAGTGGTTCCCCGAAGTTCACCACCATTGCCCTGGTGTTCCGTGCTTGATTGTTGGAACGCAAGTCGATCTCCGCGACGACCCAGCCGTCCGTGAGAAGCTGGCTCGACAGAAGATGCAACCGATCCGCAAGGAAGATGGCGACCGCATGGCCAAAGACTTGGGCGCGGTGAAATATGTTGAATGTTCCGCATTGACCCAATACAAGCTGAAAGATGTGTTTGATGAG GCCATTGTTGCTGCTCTCGAACCCGCCCCTAAGAAGCGATCGAGATGCGTTTTGCTATAA